The Clostridium sp. DL-VIII DNA window AAGTATGTGAGATTTAATCAATTACAAAAAAATGATGATGAGGTACACTAAGCATATTTAAAATCCAATAAAAATAATTAAAAGAAAGGAGGTGAAATCGTATGACGATTGCGGAAGTAAGCAAAAAATTTGATCTTTCACAGGATACACTTCGCTATTATGAACGTATCGGACTAATTCCTAATGTTAACCGTAATAAAAGTGGAATTAGAGACTATACTGAAAAAGACTGCAGATGGGTTGAATTTATTAAATGTATGAGAACAGCAGGTATTCCTATTGAAGTATTAATAGAATATGTTACGCTGCTTCAACAAGGAAATGAAACTATTGAAGCAAGAAAAGAGCTATTAAAAGAACAACGCGCACAGTTAGCTCAAAAAATGGAAGAAATGAAAAAAACCTTAGATCGCTTGGATTATAAAATAGAAAGATATAAAAAAGGAATAGTTACAAAATTATTATAACTTATTAGAACATCACTCTAGTGAGTGCATAGAATGTGGCGCATGTGTAAAACTGCCCCTTTGATGTAGATATAATAAATAAAATGAAACAAGCAAATCAGTTATTTGGCAATTAACCATGGAACAGGTGAATCGGAAAAGAGAGACATTCTTAGTGTTCGGGTAATGCATAAAGAACAAGAAATGAGAAAAAGTGTTTATTATAGAAAAGAAAATAAAGGAGAGATTAAAATGGCAATTACAGATTTTTCAAAAGAGTATCATGAGAGGATGCTTTCAGGATATGAATCAAAGTTCTTAGAAACAGATCCGGAATTTATTGAGTTATTTGATAACTTTGCATTTGATGAAGTTGTAAATCAGGATGATTTAGATGATCGTACTAGAATGATGGCAATTATTGCAACCTTAGTTGGATGTCAAGGGATTGATGAATTCAAAGCAATAGTACCAGCTGCACTTAATTTTGGGGTAACACCAGTAGAAGTGAAAGAAGTTGTATATCAGGCCGTAGCTTACCTTGGAATAGGAAGGGTATTTCCATTCCTTTATGGAGTTAATGAAATACTAATAGCAAGAGGGATTAAGTTACCACTTGAAGGACAGTCCAAAACTACACGAGAAAATCGTTTAGAAAAAGGAATTCAGGCACAGGTTGATATCTTTGGAGATAGAATGAAAGACTTCTACAAGTCAG harbors:
- a CDS encoding MerR family transcriptional regulator — protein: MTIAEVSKKFDLSQDTLRYYERIGLIPNVNRNKSGIRDYTEKDCRWVEFIKCMRTAGIPIEVLIEYVTLLQQGNETIEARKELLKEQRAQLAQKMEEMKKTLDRLDYKIERYKKGIVTKLL
- a CDS encoding carboxymuconolactone decarboxylase family protein, with amino-acid sequence MAITDFSKEYHERMLSGYESKFLETDPEFIELFDNFAFDEVVNQDDLDDRTRMMAIIATLVGCQGIDEFKAIVPAALNFGVTPVEVKEVVYQAVAYLGIGRVFPFLYGVNEILIARGIKLPLEGQSKTTRENRLEKGIQAQVDIFGDRMKDFYKSGPEESRHINHWLADNCFGDYYTRSGLDYKQREMITFCFLSSQGGCEPQLTSHAAANMRIGNDKQFLIKIISQCLPFIGYPRSLNALRCVNDAAAQIEK